One stretch of Eretmochelys imbricata isolate rEreImb1 chromosome 1, rEreImb1.hap1, whole genome shotgun sequence DNA includes these proteins:
- the LOC144279159 gene encoding olfactory receptor 51G2-like, which yields MSTVNDTKCKSAVFLLTGIPGQEDVNLWISIPFCFMYLISILGNSVILFIIKTDPSLHEPMYIFLSMLAVTDLGLSLATIPTILGIFLFNSREISFDACFAQLFFIHSLQFIESSMLLLMAFDRFVAICNPLRYVSILTRKRIAKLGFLFVLRGLAIAFPVPFLLKRFQYCRANVLSHSYCLHQDVIKMACSDITFNSIYGLVVTLLTVGLDSLLIFLSYVMILKAVLSIASHVECLRALNTCVSHFCAVLLFYTPEIGLSVLHRFGKGSSPLFQILLGYIYLLVPPLINPVVYSVKSKHLRERIIRVFIK from the coding sequence ATGTCAACTGTAAATGACACCAAATGCAAATCTGCTGTGTTCCTTCTCAccgggatacctgggcaggaagaCGTTAATCTGTGGATCTCCATACCCTTTTGTTTCATGTATCTTATTTCGATATtaggaaattcagtcattctCTTCATTATTAAAACAGAtccaagcctccatgagcccatgtacattttcctttccatgttggccGTCACAGACCTTGGCTTATCGTTAGCCACAATACCGACGATACTGGGCATATTCTTGTTTAATTCTAGGGAGATAAGCTTTGATGCCTGTTTTGCCCAGCTATTCTTCATCCACTCTCTTCAATTCATTGAATCCTCCATGCTCTTGCTGATGGCCTTTGACCGCTTTGtcgcaatctgtaacccactgagatATGTTTCCATCTTAACCCGGAAGAGAATAGCCAAGCTGGGATTTCTGTTTGTGCTAAGAGGGTTGGCCATAGCATTCCCAGTTCCCTTTCTCCTAAAACGGTTCCAATATTGTCGAGCTaatgtcctctcccattcctactgCCTGCACCAGGACGTTATTAAGATGGCTTGTTCGGACATCACATTCAATAGCATCTATGGCTTGGTTGTTACACTCTTAACAGTGGGTTTGGACTCACTTctcatcttcctctcttatgTGATGATTCTCAAAGCAGTGCTGAGCATTGCGTCCCACGTGGAGTGCCTCAGGGCCTTGAACACCTGTGTCTCCCACTTCTGTGCTGTCCTGCTCTTCTATACTCCAGAAATTGGTTTGTCTGTGCTACACAGATTTGGGAAGGGCTCTTCTCCCTTATTTCAGATTCTCCTGGGCTACATCTACTTGCTGGTCCCACCTCTGATTAATCCAGTTGTGTACAGCGTGAAAAGCAAACACCTTCGTGAAAGGATAATCAGAGTGTTCATCAAGTGA